A stretch of Spirosoma oryzicola DNA encodes these proteins:
- the frr gene encoding ribosome recycling factor, producing MEEIELYLDDAKDTMEKALKHLAIELTKIRAGKASAQMLDGIQVEYYGMMSPLHTVASVNTPDARTIVIKPFEKKLIGEVEKSIRNSNLGLNPNNDGEQIRLSIPPLTEERRRDLVKKVKQEVETAKVNVRNIRKDTNDDIRKLVKEGVSEDAVKQGEERVQKLTDAFITRVDEVFAVKEKDILSV from the coding sequence ATGGAAGAGATCGAGCTATACCTCGACGATGCAAAAGATACGATGGAAAAGGCGCTAAAGCACTTAGCCATCGAATTAACTAAAATTCGCGCCGGTAAGGCTTCTGCTCAGATGCTCGACGGCATTCAGGTTGAATACTACGGAATGATGTCACCGTTGCACACCGTCGCATCGGTTAATACGCCCGATGCCCGGACAATCGTGATCAAACCCTTCGAGAAAAAACTCATTGGAGAGGTTGAGAAATCAATTCGGAATTCCAATCTCGGCCTGAATCCAAACAACGACGGCGAGCAGATCCGGTTGAGTATTCCACCCCTGACCGAAGAACGTCGTCGGGATCTGGTTAAGAAAGTAAAACAGGAGGTAGAAACGGCGAAAGTCAACGTGCGCAACATCCGCAAAGACACGAACGACGATATCCGCAAACTGGTAAAGGAAGGGGTATCGGAAGATGCGGTCAAACAAGGTGAAGAACGCGTTCAGAAACTAACGGATGCTTTTATCACACGGGTTGACGAGGTATTTGCCGTCAAAGAAAAAGATATTCTGTCGGTATAG